The window CGTTTCGAACTGGAACTGGTCCTGCGGGCCCGCCGTCTGCTCGGTCCCCTGGAGGAGGGTCCGGTGTGGCCGGACGGCGGGTGACGGGCGTCTTCGCGCCACGGGGTCACCGCCAGGTGGCCGTCTCCGGGTCGATCCCGTGAGCGCGGGCGCACTCGTCGATGCTCCGCCGGAACCAGGAGGCCAACCCGGCCCGGATTCCGTCGTAGTGGGCGGAGAAGCCGGGGTCGGACTCGAACATCCTCCCCAGGCACACCTGCATCCGCCGCGTGAGCGGAAAGAAGTGGGAGAACACTTCGCGGTGGCGTTCGACGAGCGCGTCCGCCTCCGGGCTGCCCGGCACGACACCCCGGTCGAGGGCGTCGCCCAGATCGAACTGCAACGCGGACATCGACGCGGAGAGCGACTGCCACTGCTCCCGCGTGCGGAAAGCGGCCTGCTCGGCGAACTGCGCCCATTGCGCGGAACCGCCCCACACGACGCGGGCCTGCCTGGGCCAACGAGCGTCCCAGCCGGCCCCGAAGACCTCCGACTGCGCCTCGTCGTCGAGGAGGATCCCCCGCTCGTGGGCCTCGATCATCCGTTCCAGGCGCTCGTCGTGCCGTCGCAGGTCCCGGATGCGCTCGGCGAGCCGGGCACGCTGCTCACGCAGGGTGGCGCCGATCTCCGCCGTCCGGTCGTCGAGGACCTCACGCACCGCGTCCAGCCCGAGACCGGCCTCCCGGTACACGACGATTCGGCGCAGCCGTCGCAGGTCCGCGTCGGTGTACTGGCGGTAGCCGGCCGCGGTGCGCGCGGACGGCGACGCCAAGCCGACCTCGTCCCAGTGGTGGAGCGTGCGGACCGTCACCCCCACCAGCCCGGCGGCCGCGCCCACCGTGACACCGTCACCGGTGTCGCGCTCGCGTTCAACCATGGACACCATTGTGACCCCCCTCCGCCGACCCCGGGGCGACGATCCCGACCGAGGCGAGGTTCCGCGCCTCGGGGCTGTCGGGGTCGAACTCCCGCGCCGCGGTGAACACGACCCGCGCGCCCTCGGGGGTGGCCACCTCGACGTCGCGGGTACGCCACGGCGTGTCCCGCGGCCCGGTCACGCTTCCCGGCGCGAGGGCCGAGCACGCCTCGACCAGCGGATCGACCTCGCTCAGCACGCACAGGAAACTCACGCTCATCGCGGGCGCTTCGGGGGGCTCGGCCCCGGCCGCCGCGGGGACGAGCAGGACGTCCTGGAACGCCCACCGGCGCAGGTGGACCACCTGCCCCGGGACGCTGAACAGTTCGACGAAGCCCAACCCCCGCACCCAGAAATCCGTCGACGCCGCCAAGTCCGACGTCGGAACCGTCACGAACACCGGCATCGCGTAGATACCGCGGAACACCTCTGGCGCGACCGCGTCCGGTCCGCGCTCGGACAGGGGGCCCATCTCGAATGCGTCGAAGAAATCACTCATACGGTCCACCGTCCCGCCTCACGCGGCGTGAGGGTCAAGCCCGATCCGCGAAGCGGTTGTCCACAGGCGACAGACCGGCCTTCCCCGACCGTTCCGCCGAGGACTAGCGTGGTAAGCGGGGGGTCCCCCGGGCCCTCCCGCTTCGCGCTGCCCTCGCCGCGCCCCTCAGTCCCGCGGCGCCAG is drawn from Nocardiopsis dassonvillei subsp. dassonvillei DSM 43111 and contains these coding sequences:
- a CDS encoding VOC family protein, producing MSDFFDAFEMGPLSERGPDAVAPEVFRGIYAMPVFVTVPTSDLAASTDFWVRGLGFVELFSVPGQVVHLRRWAFQDVLLVPAAAGAEPPEAPAMSVSFLCVLSEVDPLVEACSALAPGSVTGPRDTPWRTRDVEVATPEGARVVFTAAREFDPDSPEARNLASVGIVAPGSAEGGHNGVHG
- a CDS encoding MerR family transcriptional regulator; amino-acid sequence: MVERERDTGDGVTVGAAAGLVGVTVRTLHHWDEVGLASPSARTAAGYRQYTDADLRRLRRIVVYREAGLGLDAVREVLDDRTAEIGATLREQRARLAERIRDLRRHDERLERMIEAHERGILLDDEAQSEVFGAGWDARWPRQARVVWGGSAQWAQFAEQAAFRTREQWQSLSASMSALQFDLGDALDRGVVPGSPEADALVERHREVFSHFFPLTRRMQVCLGRMFESDPGFSAHYDGIRAGLASWFRRSIDECARAHGIDPETATWR